One Thiobacillus sp. genomic region harbors:
- a CDS encoding Na+/H+ antiporter subunit E — MNRLGNFLLLLRNLAWEAVRSGWSTALAILFPRHRVHPGFARLAYAELGEGGVALLALLVTLTPGTTCVSVDEEKHELLLHLLDVDLAESTLADIRRDFLAPLQAMYGARA, encoded by the coding sequence ATGAACCGCCTGGGCAATTTCCTGCTGCTGCTGAGGAACCTGGCCTGGGAAGCCGTGCGGTCCGGTTGGAGCACGGCCCTGGCCATCCTCTTTCCCAGGCATCGGGTGCATCCGGGTTTTGCCCGCCTGGCCTACGCCGAACTGGGGGAGGGAGGCGTCGCCTTGCTGGCCTTGCTGGTGACCCTGACACCGGGCACCACATGCGTGTCAGTGGATGAGGAAAAGCACGAACTGCTGCTGCATTTGCTGGATGTGGACCTGGCTGAGTCCACCCTGGCGGACATCCGCCGGGATTTCCTGGCACCCTTGCAGGCCATGTACGGAGCGAGAGCATGA